A single genomic interval of Microbacterium oleivorans harbors:
- a CDS encoding phosphoribosylaminoimidazolesuccinocarboxamide synthase, translating into MAALRDNGRVSALDLPGWKHVYSGKVRDLYRPADGAKDRMLVVASDRVSAFDHVLEPGIPGKGELLTRLSLWWFAQLAGRDGGHPIPNHILGLEPPAAVAARAMIVRELDMQPIECVVRGYLTGTGWAEYQESGTVCGIPLPIGLQNGDRLPEPIFTPAYKAPLGEHDENISFDRTVELVGADTAAALRDASLEIYTRAAALAEKKGLILADTKFEFGLDADGVLTLADEVLTSDSSRYWDAEAWRTGSTPAERMASYDKQIVRDWLAAAWDKTGTPPALPDDIVERTAAKYRELLDTLAG; encoded by the coding sequence ATCGCGGCGCTCCGGGATAATGGCCGGGTGAGCGCCCTCGATCTGCCCGGCTGGAAGCACGTCTACTCCGGCAAGGTCCGCGACCTGTACCGCCCCGCCGACGGCGCCAAGGACAGGATGCTGGTGGTCGCGAGCGATCGCGTCAGCGCGTTCGACCACGTGCTCGAGCCCGGCATCCCGGGCAAGGGCGAACTGCTGACCCGGCTGAGCCTGTGGTGGTTCGCACAGCTCGCCGGGCGCGACGGCGGACACCCGATCCCCAACCACATCCTCGGCCTCGAACCTCCGGCCGCGGTCGCCGCCCGGGCGATGATCGTTCGCGAGCTCGACATGCAGCCGATCGAGTGCGTCGTGCGCGGCTACCTCACGGGAACGGGCTGGGCCGAGTACCAGGAGAGCGGCACCGTGTGCGGTATCCCGCTGCCGATCGGTCTGCAGAACGGCGACCGCCTGCCCGAGCCGATCTTCACCCCCGCCTACAAGGCACCGCTCGGCGAGCACGACGAGAACATCTCGTTCGATCGCACCGTCGAGCTCGTCGGCGCCGACACCGCGGCGGCGCTGCGCGACGCGTCGCTCGAGATCTACACCCGGGCCGCCGCCCTCGCCGAGAAGAAGGGGCTCATCCTCGCCGACACGAAGTTCGAGTTCGGCCTCGACGCCGACGGCGTGCTGACCCTCGCCGACGAGGTGCTCACGAGCGACTCGTCGCGCTACTGGGATGCCGAGGCCTGGCGCACGGGTTCGACACCGGCCGAGCGTATGGCGAGCTACGACAAGCAGATCGTCCGCGATTGGCTCGCGGCCGCGTGGGACAAGACCGGCACTCCCCCGGCGCTCCCCGACGACATCGTCGAGCGCACCGCGGCGAAGTACCGCGAGCTGCTCGACACGCTCGCGGGCTGA
- a CDS encoding LacI family DNA-binding transcriptional regulator: MISDQTRAAATIEEVAAVAGVSRSTVSRVVNGSTAVSPAAAESVRRAIAELNYVPNRAARSLASRSTLAIALVVPEDTSRLFGDPFFASIVSGINARISRSDYVLNLIMASADPGDKTAQYVRSGAVDGAIVVSHHTSDTFIDRIAAAVPVVYGGRPVRSRGGDYYVDVDNVAGARDATAFLVGRGRTRIAAITGPPSMPAGVDRAQGYRLAVADAGLTPAPVAEGDFTVESGADAMREILATGEPFDGLFVASDLMARGAMQVLAAAGVGIPDEVSVVGFDDSPIALTTEPQLTTMRQPSFTQGERMADVLIARLAGNEPPEVTILDTELIVRGSA, from the coding sequence GTGATCTCCGATCAGACCCGGGCGGCCGCGACCATCGAGGAGGTCGCGGCCGTCGCCGGTGTATCGCGCTCGACGGTGTCGCGCGTCGTCAACGGCTCGACCGCCGTAAGCCCGGCCGCCGCCGAGTCTGTGCGCCGTGCGATCGCCGAGCTGAACTACGTGCCCAACCGCGCGGCTCGCTCGCTCGCGAGCCGGTCGACCCTGGCGATCGCGCTCGTGGTCCCCGAAGACACCAGTCGCCTGTTCGGAGACCCGTTCTTCGCCTCGATCGTCTCGGGCATCAACGCGCGCATCAGCCGCAGCGACTACGTGCTGAACCTGATCATGGCCAGTGCCGACCCGGGCGACAAGACCGCGCAGTACGTCCGCAGCGGCGCCGTGGACGGGGCGATCGTCGTCTCGCACCACACCAGCGACACCTTCATCGATCGCATCGCCGCCGCCGTCCCCGTCGTCTACGGCGGCCGGCCGGTGCGGTCGCGTGGCGGCGACTACTACGTCGACGTCGACAATGTCGCGGGGGCCCGTGATGCGACCGCGTTCCTCGTGGGTCGCGGCCGCACGCGCATCGCGGCGATCACCGGACCTCCCTCGATGCCCGCTGGGGTCGACCGCGCCCAGGGTTACCGGCTGGCGGTGGCGGATGCCGGGCTGACGCCGGCGCCGGTCGCGGAGGGCGATTTCACCGTCGAGTCCGGGGCCGACGCCATGCGCGAGATCCTCGCGACCGGCGAGCCGTTCGACGGCCTGTTCGTCGCGAGCGACCTGATGGCACGCGGGGCGATGCAGGTGCTCGCCGCCGCGGGTGTCGGCATCCCCGACGAGGTCTCCGTGGTCGGCTTCGACGATTCGCCCATCGCGCTGACGACCGAGCCGCAGCTGACGACGATGCGCCAGCCCTCGTTCACTCAGGGGGAGCGGATGGCCGACGTGCTGATCGCCCGGCTCGCCGGGAACGAACCGCCCGAGGTGACGATCCTCGACACGGAGCTCATCGTCCGCGGCTCGGCCTGA
- a CDS encoding VOC family protein, translated as MHVNEKLADATTMGAVTLLVGDLDGMTRYYRDVVTLQVIAAEGDTVTLGRAGRPVVILRHEPGLRHASPGSAGLFHTAILFETQAALAAALYSVARHAPTTFTGSADHLVSQAFYFTDPEGNGIELYWDRDRSTWSWTHGQVEMATLYLDPNAFLREHLDAAVLGGSAGSGPAASDPARVGHVHLSVGDVATARAFYIDALGFDTTAALGDQALFVSAGGYHHHMAMNVWNSRGAGPRMPALGLGRVDLALPASDDLGALAERLRHHGVAVRDDGRTVSFDDPWHNTLHAAVV; from the coding sequence ATGCACGTGAATGAGAAGCTGGCGGATGCCACGACCATGGGCGCCGTCACCCTGCTGGTGGGCGACCTCGACGGCATGACGCGCTACTACCGCGATGTGGTCACCCTGCAGGTGATCGCCGCCGAGGGCGACACCGTGACCCTCGGCCGGGCCGGCCGCCCGGTGGTGATCCTGCGCCACGAGCCCGGGCTGCGACACGCGAGCCCCGGCTCGGCGGGCCTGTTCCACACGGCGATCCTCTTCGAGACGCAGGCGGCCCTCGCCGCTGCCCTGTACAGCGTGGCGCGGCACGCCCCCACGACCTTCACCGGCAGCGCCGACCACCTCGTCAGCCAGGCGTTCTATTTCACCGACCCCGAGGGCAACGGCATCGAGCTCTACTGGGACCGCGACCGCAGCACCTGGTCGTGGACGCACGGGCAGGTCGAGATGGCCACCCTGTACCTCGACCCGAACGCGTTCCTTCGCGAGCACCTCGACGCCGCGGTCCTGGGCGGCTCGGCCGGCTCCGGCCCCGCGGCATCCGATCCGGCCCGGGTGGGGCACGTGCACCTCTCGGTCGGCGACGTGGCGACGGCTCGTGCCTTCTACATCGACGCGCTCGGTTTCGACACCACCGCGGCCCTCGGCGACCAGGCACTCTTCGTCAGCGCGGGCGGTTACCACCACCACATGGCGATGAACGTCTGGAACTCGCGCGGCGCCGGGCCCCGCATGCCCGCGCTCGGCCTCGGACGGGTCGACCTCGCGCTCCCGGCATCCGACGACCTCGGCGCCCTCGCCGAACGGCTCCGTCACCACGGCGTCGCGGTGCGCGACGACGGCCGCACGGTCTCGTTCGACGACCCGTGGCACAACACCCTCCACGCCGCCGTCGTCTGA
- a CDS encoding DHA2 family efflux MFS transporter permease subunit, with amino-acid sequence MSEKTSTVRTPQGAPHPVSPWPALWAMVIGFFMILVDTTIVSVANPAIKAALDPATSNLDNVVWVTSSYLLAYAVPLLVTGRLGDRFGPKNIYLIGLAIFTLASLACGLSGSLEVLILARAVQGLGAALMTPQTMAVITRTFPAERRGAAMGLWGATAGVATLVGPLAGGLLVDGFGWEWIFFVNIPVGVIAFVLAWRLVPQLETHAHRFDVVGVVLSAVALFLIVFGLQEGEHYDWAPWVWGMIAAGVVVLAVFIWTQGRTRSEPLVPLELFRDRNFAISNLAIAAVGFTVTSMALPMAFFTQLARGLTPTQSALLLVPMAVLSGALAPLAGRILDRVDPRLLLVPGLTLMVVGLVGYALLMNTEAPVLLLLIPAAVIGVANAGMWGPLATTATRNLPPRQAGAGSGIYNTTRTVGSVIGSAAIAAYMQSRLEANLPGAGDAAGGDFGGGGAMPPVIAEGFSAAMAQAMVLPAVVIGVAVVVVLFLKRPAHLVQR; translated from the coding sequence ATGAGCGAGAAGACCAGCACCGTCCGCACCCCTCAGGGCGCCCCTCACCCCGTCAGCCCGTGGCCCGCCCTGTGGGCGATGGTCATCGGATTCTTCATGATCCTCGTCGACACCACGATCGTGTCGGTCGCGAACCCGGCGATCAAAGCGGCGCTCGACCCGGCGACGAGCAACCTCGACAACGTCGTGTGGGTCACCTCGTCGTACCTGCTCGCCTACGCGGTGCCGCTGCTGGTCACCGGGCGTCTCGGCGACCGCTTCGGCCCGAAGAACATCTACCTGATCGGCCTCGCGATCTTCACCCTGGCCTCGCTCGCCTGCGGGCTGTCGGGCTCGCTCGAGGTGCTGATCCTCGCGCGCGCGGTGCAGGGGCTCGGCGCGGCCCTCATGACCCCTCAGACGATGGCCGTCATCACGCGCACCTTCCCGGCGGAGCGCCGCGGGGCCGCGATGGGTCTGTGGGGGGCGACGGCGGGCGTCGCGACCCTGGTCGGCCCGCTGGCGGGCGGGCTGCTCGTCGACGGCTTCGGCTGGGAGTGGATCTTCTTCGTCAACATCCCCGTCGGTGTCATCGCCTTCGTCCTCGCGTGGCGTCTGGTGCCGCAGCTCGAGACCCACGCCCACCGGTTCGACGTGGTCGGTGTCGTGCTCAGCGCCGTCGCCCTCTTCCTCATCGTGTTCGGCCTGCAGGAGGGTGAGCACTACGACTGGGCGCCGTGGGTCTGGGGCATGATCGCGGCCGGCGTCGTCGTGCTGGCGGTGTTCATCTGGACCCAGGGCCGCACGCGCAGCGAGCCGCTCGTGCCGCTCGAGCTGTTCCGCGACCGCAACTTCGCAATCTCCAACCTGGCGATCGCCGCCGTCGGGTTCACGGTGACCAGCATGGCGCTGCCGATGGCGTTCTTCACGCAGCTCGCCCGGGGGCTCACCCCGACGCAGTCCGCGCTGCTGCTCGTGCCGATGGCGGTCCTCTCGGGTGCGCTCGCGCCCCTGGCCGGCCGCATCCTCGACCGCGTCGACCCGCGCCTGCTTCTCGTGCCGGGTCTGACACTCATGGTCGTAGGTCTCGTCGGCTATGCGCTGCTGATGAACACGGAGGCGCCGGTGCTGCTGCTGCTCATCCCCGCCGCGGTGATCGGCGTCGCCAACGCGGGGATGTGGGGCCCGCTCGCCACGACCGCGACGCGCAATCTGCCGCCGCGTCAAGCCGGCGCGGGCTCGGGCATCTACAACACGACCCGCACGGTCGGGTCGGTCATCGGATCGGCCGCCATCGCCGCGTACATGCAGTCGCGTCTCGAGGCGAACCTGCCGGGCGCCGGGGATGCCGCGGGCGGCGACTTCGGCGGGGGCGGCGCGATGCCTCCCGTGATCGCCGAGGGGTTCTCCGCCGCGATGGCACAGGCGATGGTGCTGCCCGCCGTCGTCATCGGGGTCGCTGTCGTGGTGGTGCTCTTCCTCAAGCGTCCCGCGCACCTCGTGCAGCGCTGA
- a CDS encoding PadR family transcriptional regulator has translation MPDAVDRLTPLGLMLLALLHEDDMHAYEMIRLLRDRKADRLVALTHGTIYHTVARLERQGLIEEVGTDREGNRPERTTYALTAAGAEMLLAWVRRELPSVERPERFRVALAEAHNLDRGEVVALLGERRVALAASLEAHRNARDHAIERGSYPQFLIEVHREAALLSADVAWLDEAVEYIRRSDTVWGVTDLSPTDRYLAQREAARA, from the coding sequence GTGCCGGATGCCGTCGACCGACTCACCCCACTGGGGCTGATGCTGCTCGCGCTGCTGCACGAGGACGACATGCACGCCTACGAGATGATCCGGCTGCTGCGCGACCGCAAGGCGGACCGGCTCGTCGCCCTCACCCACGGCACGATCTACCACACCGTCGCGCGCCTCGAACGGCAGGGGCTGATCGAGGAGGTCGGCACGGACCGCGAGGGCAATCGGCCCGAGCGCACGACCTACGCCCTCACCGCTGCGGGCGCCGAGATGCTCCTCGCCTGGGTGCGGCGCGAGCTGCCGTCGGTCGAGCGGCCCGAGAGGTTCCGCGTCGCGCTCGCCGAGGCGCACAACCTCGACCGCGGCGAGGTGGTCGCGCTTCTCGGCGAGCGTCGAGTCGCCCTCGCGGCATCGCTCGAGGCGCACCGCAACGCCCGCGATCACGCGATCGAGCGTGGGTCGTATCCCCAGTTCCTGATCGAGGTGCACCGCGAGGCGGCCCTGCTGTCAGCGGATGTCGCCTGGCTCGACGAAGCGGTCGAGTACATCCGTCGTTCCGACACCGTCTGGGGGGTCACCGACCTCTCCCCGACCGACCGCTACCTGGCACAGAGAGAAGCCGCCCGCGCATGA
- a CDS encoding GH1 family beta-glucosidase, whose protein sequence is MTLHLDRTSQETMNTSRSFPTGFLFGAATAAYQIEGAAFDDGRTASIWDAFARVPGAVINADNGDVACDHYHRYRDDVALMKDLGLDTYRFSTSWSRVRPDGGPLNPRGVDFYERLVDELLAAGIIPWLTLYHWDLPQALEERGGWTVRDTADRFTEYALDMHDALGDRVHHWTTLNEPWCSSFLSYTAGIHAPGRFDIGDGMLAAHHLLLGHGQAVRELRQRDDSLSLGITLNLTVAEPADPAAPADVDAARRIDGQFNRWFLDPIFRASYPSDIVGDLEKVDAAAVARWRDAVRPGDEAVIAQPLDALGVNYYHGEFVGGEPDPNPPTPGDAPTDRVTGSPWPAGHDIHWHERGLPRTSMHWEVQPAGLTQLLERVWTEYAQPVGTVLYVTENGAAYDDEVVEVDGEKTVPDAERTAFLRGHLGAVLDARDAGVDVRGYFYWSLLDNFEWAWGYEKRFGIVRVDYATQERTLKDSAKEYRRVIADRAIDVPAAGDAARTVVPR, encoded by the coding sequence ATGACCCTGCACCTGGACCGCACTTCGCAGGAGACCATGAACACGTCGCGCAGCTTCCCGACCGGCTTTCTCTTCGGAGCGGCCACGGCCGCCTACCAGATCGAGGGAGCCGCCTTCGACGACGGGCGCACCGCATCGATCTGGGACGCGTTCGCCCGTGTGCCGGGAGCCGTCATCAACGCCGACAACGGCGACGTGGCGTGCGACCACTACCACCGCTACCGCGACGACGTGGCCCTCATGAAGGACCTCGGACTCGACACCTACCGGTTCTCGACGTCCTGGTCGCGGGTGCGCCCCGACGGCGGACCGCTGAACCCCCGGGGCGTCGACTTCTACGAGCGCCTCGTCGACGAGCTGCTCGCCGCGGGAATCATCCCGTGGTTGACGCTCTACCACTGGGACCTTCCGCAGGCGCTCGAGGAGCGCGGCGGGTGGACGGTGCGAGACACCGCCGACCGTTTCACCGAGTACGCCCTCGACATGCACGACGCGCTCGGAGACCGGGTGCATCACTGGACGACGCTCAACGAGCCCTGGTGCTCGTCGTTCCTCAGCTACACCGCGGGGATCCATGCGCCGGGCCGGTTCGACATCGGCGACGGGATGCTGGCCGCCCACCACCTGCTCCTCGGCCACGGGCAGGCCGTGCGCGAGCTGCGACAGCGAGACGACTCGCTCTCGCTCGGGATCACGCTGAACCTCACGGTGGCCGAGCCCGCCGATCCCGCGGCGCCCGCCGACGTCGATGCGGCACGACGCATCGACGGGCAGTTCAACCGCTGGTTCCTCGACCCGATCTTCCGCGCCTCCTACCCGAGCGACATCGTCGGCGATCTCGAGAAGGTGGATGCCGCGGCCGTGGCGCGCTGGCGTGACGCGGTGCGTCCGGGCGACGAGGCCGTCATCGCGCAGCCGCTCGACGCGCTCGGGGTGAACTACTACCACGGCGAGTTCGTGGGCGGAGAGCCCGATCCGAACCCGCCGACCCCGGGCGATGCCCCGACCGACCGCGTGACCGGCAGCCCGTGGCCGGCCGGCCACGACATCCACTGGCACGAGCGCGGACTGCCTCGCACGTCGATGCACTGGGAGGTGCAGCCGGCCGGGCTCACACAGCTGCTCGAGCGGGTGTGGACCGAGTACGCGCAGCCGGTGGGGACGGTGCTGTACGTCACCGAGAACGGCGCCGCGTACGACGACGAGGTGGTGGAGGTCGACGGTGAGAAGACGGTGCCCGACGCCGAGCGCACCGCGTTCCTGCGCGGGCACCTCGGCGCGGTGCTGGACGCCCGCGACGCCGGTGTCGACGTGCGCGGGTACTTCTACTGGTCACTGCTCGACAACTTCGAGTGGGCCTGGGGTTACGAGAAGCGGTTCGGCATCGTGCGCGTCGACTACGCCACTCAGGAGCGGACTCTCAAGGACAGCGCGAAGGAGTATCGTCGGGTCATCGCAGATCGTGCGATCGACGTGCCCGCCGCCGGGGACGCCGCCCGGACCGTCGTCCCGAGGTAG
- a CDS encoding carbohydrate ABC transporter permease — protein MSTIGTPTPVATVAEGIPTAREQRRSARTRRIRGARPGFWTYGILGAVFLSAIFPLYWSFVIGSGDSTTLRGAFPWIPGGNFFANAASVITNPAVNFWPALWNSIYSSFLIAAAVVITSTLAGWAFAKLRFHGGPGLLVFVVATMAVPQQLGVVPLYILFSELGWTGQIGAIIIPALTSAFGVFWMTQYLRQAVPDELIEAARVDGASMIRTFWTVGMTAARPAAAMLFLFTFVGAWNNFFWPFIVLDRQNPTLPVALSLLQSNYFVDYSVVLAGVILATIPLLLLFIFAGKQLVSGIMAGAVKG, from the coding sequence ATGAGCACCATCGGTACCCCCACGCCCGTCGCCACCGTCGCCGAGGGCATCCCCACCGCGCGCGAGCAGCGTCGCAGCGCCCGCACGCGCCGCATCCGGGGGGCACGCCCCGGCTTCTGGACCTACGGCATCCTGGGCGCGGTCTTCCTCTCGGCGATCTTCCCGCTGTACTGGTCGTTCGTCATCGGGTCGGGAGACTCGACGACCCTCCGCGGCGCCTTCCCGTGGATCCCGGGCGGGAACTTCTTCGCGAACGCGGCGTCGGTGATCACCAACCCCGCCGTGAACTTCTGGCCGGCACTGTGGAACTCCATCTACAGCTCCTTCCTCATCGCCGCCGCCGTCGTCATCACCTCGACCCTCGCCGGCTGGGCGTTCGCGAAGCTCCGCTTCCACGGCGGTCCCGGGCTGCTCGTCTTCGTCGTGGCGACGATGGCTGTGCCGCAGCAACTGGGCGTCGTGCCGCTGTACATCCTGTTCTCCGAGCTCGGCTGGACCGGCCAGATCGGCGCCATCATCATCCCCGCCCTCACGAGCGCGTTCGGGGTCTTCTGGATGACGCAGTATCTGCGCCAGGCCGTGCCGGACGAGCTCATCGAGGCCGCCCGCGTCGACGGCGCATCGATGATCCGCACGTTCTGGACCGTCGGGATGACGGCGGCCAGGCCCGCGGCGGCCATGCTGTTCCTGTTCACCTTCGTCGGGGCCTGGAACAACTTCTTCTGGCCGTTCATCGTGCTCGACCGGCAGAACCCGACGCTGCCGGTGGCACTGTCGCTGCTGCAGTCGAACTACTTCGTCGACTACTCGGTCGTGCTCGCCGGCGTCATCCTCGCCACGATCCCGCTGCTGCTGCTGTTCATCTTCGCGGGCAAGCAGCTGGTCAGTGGCATCATGGCGGGGGCGGTGAAGGGATGA
- a CDS encoding carbohydrate ABC transporter permease encodes MTTTQQRPTTRAPRPDDATRPPRVISFSQKLSKWDLRFSPYLYISPFFIMFAIVGLFPIAYTAVISFMDWDLIRGEGEFIGFDQYIWILSQPHFWTALRNTFSIFLLSSVPQLVLAIFIAAVLDRNIRAKTFWRMAVLVPYVVAPIAVGLIFNAMFADQSGFINGILQSIGIGAIPWHVEPFWSHVAIATMVNYRWMGYNTLILLAAMQAVNRDFYEAATVDGAGPVRQFFSITLPSLKPTLIFVIITATIGGLQIFDEPRVFDQAGRGGSAQQWLTITLYLYDVGWGQWNFGRAAAMAWILFIIILLIGLLNLLITRTLVRDEGLRRELSKRQQKQQAQRALKEAQS; translated from the coding sequence GTGACCACCACACAGCAGCGCCCGACGACGCGCGCACCCCGACCCGACGACGCCACCCGTCCCCCGCGAGTGATCTCCTTCTCGCAGAAGCTCAGCAAGTGGGACCTGCGGTTCTCGCCGTACCTCTACATCTCGCCGTTCTTCATCATGTTCGCGATCGTCGGGCTCTTCCCGATCGCGTACACCGCGGTCATCTCGTTCATGGACTGGGACCTCATCCGCGGCGAGGGCGAGTTCATCGGGTTCGACCAGTACATCTGGATCCTGTCGCAGCCCCACTTCTGGACGGCGCTGCGCAACACCTTCAGCATCTTCCTGCTCTCGAGCGTTCCCCAGCTGGTGCTCGCGATCTTCATCGCCGCCGTGCTCGACCGCAACATCCGCGCCAAGACGTTCTGGCGCATGGCTGTGCTCGTGCCCTACGTCGTGGCGCCGATCGCCGTCGGCCTCATCTTCAACGCGATGTTCGCCGACCAGTCGGGCTTCATCAACGGCATCCTGCAGTCGATCGGCATCGGCGCCATCCCGTGGCACGTCGAGCCCTTCTGGAGCCACGTCGCGATCGCGACCATGGTCAACTACCGCTGGATGGGCTACAACACCCTGATCCTGCTCGCTGCCATGCAGGCGGTGAACCGCGACTTCTACGAGGCGGCGACCGTCGACGGTGCCGGTCCGGTACGGCAGTTCTTCTCCATCACGCTGCCGTCGCTCAAGCCGACCCTCATCTTCGTCATCATCACCGCCACCATCGGCGGACTGCAGATCTTCGACGAGCCCCGCGTGTTCGACCAGGCGGGGCGGGGCGGCTCGGCGCAGCAGTGGCTGACCATCACGCTCTACCTCTACGACGTGGGCTGGGGTCAGTGGAACTTCGGCCGCGCCGCGGCGATGGCCTGGATCCTCTTCATCATCATCCTGCTCATCGGTCTGCTGAACCTCCTCATCACCCGCACGCTGGTGCGCGACGAGGGACTGCGACGAGAACTCAGCAAACGGCAGCAGAAACAGCAGGCGCAGCGCGCGCTGAAGGAGGCGCAGTCATGA
- a CDS encoding uracil-xanthine permease family protein: protein MPIWSLHGDGRTVARGAVVKPGERLNWPGTIAIGAQHVVAMFGATFLVPIITGFPVSTTLLFSGLGTLVFLLVTRNKLPSYLGSSFAFIAPITALNGGNRLETPEQITQALLGVVVAGLLLAGVGFIVQAFGTGWIEKLMPPVVAGAIVALIGFNLAPAAWGNFQQQPEIATVTLCAVILFSVLFRGFLGRISIFLGVIVGYLVAAVTGQVQFEAVADAAWFGLPDFHLVAIGDAAAWSIVPMFLPVVLVLIAENVGHVRGVATMTEDPSINKHTGRALIADGLATTLAGGFGGSGTTTYGENIGVMAATRVYSTAAYWVAGIVAILLAFSPKVGAVFNTIPAGVLGGVTTALYGLIGVIGIKIWVDNRVDFSRPVNQYTVAVSFVIAIAGFAMDLGSLQFGAIVLGTVAALVIYHAGNAVARLRKTGADDGGPLPAVGQLGGDPR, encoded by the coding sequence ATGCCCATCTGGTCCCTCCACGGCGACGGTCGCACCGTCGCGCGCGGCGCCGTCGTCAAGCCCGGCGAGCGCCTCAACTGGCCCGGCACCATCGCGATCGGCGCGCAGCACGTCGTCGCCATGTTCGGCGCGACGTTCCTGGTGCCGATCATCACCGGCTTCCCCGTGTCGACGACCCTGCTCTTCTCGGGTCTCGGCACCCTCGTGTTCCTGCTCGTCACCCGCAACAAGCTGCCCAGCTACCTCGGTTCCTCGTTCGCGTTCATCGCGCCGATCACCGCCCTCAACGGCGGCAACCGGCTCGAGACCCCCGAGCAGATCACCCAGGCGCTGCTCGGCGTCGTCGTGGCGGGCCTGCTGCTGGCGGGTGTCGGCTTCATCGTGCAGGCCTTCGGCACCGGCTGGATCGAGAAGCTCATGCCGCCGGTCGTCGCCGGCGCGATCGTCGCCCTGATCGGCTTCAACCTCGCCCCCGCGGCGTGGGGCAACTTCCAGCAGCAGCCCGAGATCGCCACGGTGACGCTGTGCGCCGTCATCCTGTTCAGCGTCCTGTTCCGCGGGTTCCTCGGCCGGATCTCGATCTTCCTCGGCGTGATCGTCGGCTACCTCGTGGCCGCCGTCACCGGCCAGGTGCAGTTCGAGGCGGTCGCGGACGCGGCGTGGTTCGGCCTGCCCGACTTCCACCTCGTGGCGATCGGGGACGCCGCGGCCTGGTCGATCGTCCCGATGTTCCTGCCCGTCGTGCTCGTGCTGATCGCCGAGAACGTCGGCCACGTGCGCGGCGTCGCGACCATGACCGAGGACCCCTCGATCAACAAGCACACCGGCCGGGCACTCATCGCCGACGGTCTCGCGACGACGCTCGCGGGTGGGTTCGGCGGCTCGGGCACCACGACCTACGGCGAGAACATCGGCGTCATGGCCGCGACCCGCGTCTACTCGACGGCGGCGTACTGGGTCGCCGGCATCGTCGCGATCCTGCTCGCGTTCTCGCCCAAGGTCGGGGCCGTGTTCAACACCATCCCGGCGGGCGTGCTCGGTGGCGTCACGACCGCCCTCTACGGCCTGATCGGTGTCATCGGCATCAAGATCTGGGTCGACAACCGCGTGGACTTCTCACGCCCGGTCAACCAGTACACCGTCGCCGTGTCGTTCGTGATCGCGATCGCCGGCTTCGCGATGGACCTCGGCTCGCTCCAGTTCGGAGCCATCGTCCTCGGTACCGTCGCAGCCCTGGTGATCTACCACGCCGGCAACGCCGTCGCGCGCCTGCGCAAGACCGGCGCCGACGACGGCGGCCCGCTCCCCGCGGTGGGCCAGCTCGGCGGCGACCCCCGGTAG